The following are encoded together in the Thalassolituus oleivorans MIL-1 genome:
- a CDS encoding c-type cytochrome translates to MIIQSPTKYRYNASDFKITSRDSLDEDTFVKQLKALILAAATLLMAQAYAETDANAAKIHERIKPVGEVCVGAECGGAAVAPAEPRTGEEVYNIACTACHSIGVLGAPKKGDQAAWDTRLEKGLDAVWKNALNGINAMPPRGNCANCSDDEILGAIKFMSGR, encoded by the coding sequence ATGATCATTCAATCCCCTACAAAATACCGCTATAATGCGTCCGACTTTAAAATTACAAGCCGTGATAGCTTAGATGAGGACACCTTCGTGAAACAACTGAAAGCATTGATCTTGGCTGCTGCCACTTTATTAATGGCGCAAGCGTATGCAGAAACTGACGCAAACGCAGCGAAAATCCATGAACGCATCAAGCCAGTTGGTGAAGTATGCGTTGGCGCGGAATGTGGCGGTGCAGCGGTAGCGCCAGCAGAGCCTCGTACGGGTGAAGAGGTATACAACATTGCATGTACAGCATGTCATAGCATCGGCGTTCTTGGTGCTCCTAAGAAAGGCGACCAAGCTGCTTGGGATACACGCTTAGAGAAAGGGTTGGATGCCGTGTGGAAGAATGCGTTGAATGGTATTAACGCTATGCCGCCTCGTGGTAACTGTGCTAACTGTTCTGATGATGAAATCCTAGGCGCCATCAAGTTTATGTCTGGTCGTTAA
- a CDS encoding DUF484 family protein yields the protein MSQLPRLTEADVVQFLEDHPEFFIGKDALLSDMRIPHNSGPATSLVERQLAVHRERNVELRQRLSDLLENARRNDQLFEKSRRLVLALVEAENWMGVQAALDDSLRKDFGVDAWAMLHFTERQLEEPLIAIHSTERQRTTHRLFKGHRAICGQLPASDIAMLLGVDSSDAKSVASAQIRGRDNNGVLTIASKNPSYYRSSMDTLFLDYIADVLALRLPQIPVG from the coding sequence ATGAGTCAGTTACCGCGCTTAACAGAAGCCGATGTGGTGCAGTTTTTAGAAGACCATCCAGAATTCTTTATTGGTAAAGATGCTCTGCTGTCTGACATGCGAATTCCACATAATAGTGGGCCAGCAACTAGCTTAGTTGAACGTCAATTAGCCGTGCATCGTGAACGTAATGTTGAACTACGCCAGCGCCTATCGGATCTACTGGAAAATGCCCGTCGTAATGACCAGCTATTTGAGAAAAGCCGACGCCTAGTGCTGGCGTTAGTCGAAGCGGAAAACTGGATGGGGGTTCAAGCCGCACTGGATGACTCCCTGCGTAAAGACTTTGGTGTCGATGCTTGGGCGATGTTGCATTTTACTGAGCGGCAATTAGAAGAACCTCTGATTGCCATTCACAGCACTGAAAGACAACGGACAACTCACCGCCTGTTTAAAGGTCATAGAGCTATCTGCGGGCAATTACCCGCCAGCGATATTGCCATGCTATTAGGTGTTGATAGTAGTGATGCTAAATCCGTGGCCTCCGCGCAAATTCGCGGTCGCGACAACAATGGCGTACTCACCATTGCCAGTAAAAATCCAAGCTACTATCGCAGCTCAATGGATACCTTGTTTCTCGACTACATCGCCGACGTACTGGCATTGCGTTTACCGCAAATACCGGTTGGCTGA
- a CDS encoding HAD family hydrolase, translated as MAIRLLTFDLDNTLWAVEPIIVEAEAAMYSWIEQNCPGTSQLYSPEGLRQYKAELAECYPSMRHQISKLRYETLRRAFMQAGVSHDEAVALAGEAFAVFHQARNRVTFFDDALQTLEDLNKDLALIAVSNGNADLKMIGIHHLFDHHFNAENVGAAKPSPDMFHAALNAAGVAAHESIHIGDHPVEDIATAATLGMKTIWVNFDERVWPLDHVRADAEITHWSQLALQIERLADR; from the coding sequence ATGGCTATCCGCTTACTGACGTTTGATCTCGATAACACGCTGTGGGCAGTCGAACCTATCATAGTCGAAGCGGAAGCGGCCATGTATTCATGGATTGAGCAAAACTGCCCCGGCACCTCCCAGCTCTATAGTCCGGAAGGACTGCGACAATACAAAGCCGAACTGGCCGAATGCTATCCGTCGATGCGCCATCAAATATCTAAACTACGCTACGAAACCTTGCGCCGTGCTTTTATGCAGGCCGGCGTTAGCCACGATGAAGCCGTAGCGCTGGCGGGTGAGGCCTTTGCGGTTTTTCATCAAGCTCGCAACCGTGTCACTTTTTTCGATGATGCTCTACAAACCCTAGAAGATTTAAACAAAGACTTAGCCTTGATCGCCGTCAGTAATGGCAATGCCGATTTAAAGATGATTGGTATCCATCATTTGTTTGATCATCATTTCAATGCAGAAAATGTCGGTGCAGCGAAGCCGAGCCCAGATATGTTTCATGCAGCATTGAACGCAGCGGGTGTGGCTGCACACGAAAGTATTCATATTGGTGATCACCCAGTAGAAGATATCGCCACGGCAGCGACGCTGGGTATGAAGACAATTTGGGTTAACTTTGACGAACGGGTCTGGCCTTTAGATCATGTCCGTGCGGATGCAGAAATTACTCATTGGTCGCAATTGGCACTGCAGATCGAGCGCCTTGCCGATCGGTAA
- a CDS encoding DEAD/DEAH box helicase translates to MSSFAALQLASPIITALTDLGYATPTPIQAQAIPTILAGKDVLAGAQTGTGKTAAFALPLLTRLLEGQPAQSKHPHALILAPTRELADQVATSIQGYAAHTKLQTLAVYGGVSQRPQTDALTQGVDILVATPGRLLDLINQQALELSAVRWLILDEADRMLDLGFKDELVRLLKRLPKQRQTLFFSATFPKSVKDLAYSMLNQPEEIAVAAANATLDSIEQVLYNMDTSKKRSALAWLIGSGNWQQVLVFVRSKKQADDLASELIKDGIKCDSLHGDKSQGARARALDDFKNGKIRALIATDVAARGIDIIELPWVVNYELPFNAEDYVHRIGRTGRAGNSGKAISFVARNEENLLADIEALIKRPLPTQWLVGFEPNFDAPADSASHGRNQRKQRQKAKAKAKSQATYGIKKSRS, encoded by the coding sequence ATGTCCAGCTTTGCTGCGTTACAGCTCGCTAGCCCAATTATTACGGCATTAACCGACTTAGGTTACGCTACGCCAACGCCCATCCAAGCCCAAGCGATTCCAACCATTCTGGCCGGTAAAGACGTTCTGGCCGGCGCGCAAACAGGAACAGGAAAAACCGCTGCTTTCGCATTACCTCTATTAACTCGCCTACTTGAAGGCCAACCTGCACAGAGTAAACACCCTCACGCACTGATATTGGCACCAACACGCGAGCTTGCAGATCAAGTGGCGACCAGTATTCAAGGCTATGCTGCCCACACTAAGTTGCAAACATTAGCGGTATACGGCGGCGTCAGCCAACGACCGCAAACCGACGCCCTAACTCAGGGCGTTGATATCTTAGTGGCAACCCCAGGGCGCTTACTCGATCTGATCAATCAACAGGCGTTAGAACTCAGCGCTGTCCGTTGGCTAATTTTGGACGAAGCTGATCGTATGTTGGATCTTGGCTTTAAAGACGAACTCGTGCGTTTGCTTAAACGATTACCCAAACAACGCCAAACCCTATTTTTCTCGGCAACCTTTCCCAAATCGGTCAAAGATTTAGCCTATAGCATGCTCAATCAACCGGAAGAAATCGCAGTCGCTGCCGCCAACGCTACCCTTGATAGTATCGAACAAGTTCTCTACAACATGGACACCAGCAAGAAACGCTCGGCACTAGCTTGGCTCATCGGCTCGGGGAATTGGCAGCAAGTCTTGGTATTTGTACGTTCGAAGAAACAAGCCGATGATCTGGCTAGCGAACTGATAAAAGACGGTATCAAATGCGATAGCCTTCATGGTGACAAGAGCCAAGGCGCACGCGCACGCGCTCTCGATGATTTTAAGAACGGTAAGATACGCGCTTTGATAGCCACCGATGTTGCGGCCCGCGGTATCGATATCATTGAATTGCCTTGGGTCGTTAACTACGAGCTGCCATTTAACGCCGAAGACTATGTGCATCGGATTGGCCGAACAGGCCGAGCCGGTAACAGCGGCAAAGCCATTAGCTTTGTTGCGCGTAACGAAGAGAATTTATTGGCGGATATCGAGGCTCTAATTAAGCGTCCCCTTCCGACCCAGTGGTTAGTCGGCTTCGAACCTAACTTCGACGCCCCTGCCGATAGCGCCAGTCATGGCCGTAACCAACGCAAACAACGACAAAAAGCCAAGGCGAAAGCAAAATCTCAGGCGACCTATGGGATAAAAAAATCTCGCTCCTAA
- the dapF gene encoding diaminopimelate epimerase: MWLKFSKMHGLGNDFVVVDLVTQSGFIRPERVRELAHRNFGIGFDQLLIVEQPSRPDVDFKYRIFNADGSEVENCGNGARCFARFVYDQHLTGKRTIRVETANGIIELNLTDDNQVVVDMGKPILIPADIPFSANQFAPEYSIEVDGIGAINIGAVSMGNPHAVLRVDDVDTAPVESWGPLLESCPQFPRKVNVGFMQVVDEHNIRLRVFERGSGETLACGTGACAAVVSGQLRGWLKPGVTVSLPGGELFIEWDGENSVNMTGPANTVFEGRVNV; encoded by the coding sequence ATGTGGCTGAAGTTCAGCAAAATGCACGGCTTAGGTAACGACTTTGTCGTCGTCGACCTAGTAACTCAGAGCGGTTTTATTCGCCCTGAGCGCGTGCGCGAACTCGCTCATCGCAATTTCGGCATTGGCTTTGATCAACTGCTTATCGTTGAGCAACCGTCACGTCCTGATGTCGATTTTAAATACCGTATTTTCAATGCCGATGGCAGTGAAGTTGAAAATTGCGGCAATGGCGCACGCTGCTTTGCGCGATTTGTTTATGATCAGCACCTAACCGGTAAGCGCACCATTAGAGTCGAAACCGCAAACGGCATAATAGAACTAAACCTTACCGACGATAATCAAGTGGTTGTTGATATGGGGAAACCCATTTTAATACCCGCAGACATTCCGTTTAGCGCTAACCAATTTGCACCGGAATACAGCATCGAAGTAGACGGCATTGGCGCAATCAATATCGGTGCAGTGTCGATGGGCAATCCTCATGCCGTGCTACGCGTCGATGATGTCGATACCGCTCCCGTAGAAAGCTGGGGGCCACTTTTAGAAAGCTGCCCGCAATTTCCACGCAAAGTGAACGTTGGCTTTATGCAGGTGGTTGATGAACACAATATCCGCTTACGGGTATTTGAACGCGGTTCGGGTGAAACCTTAGCCTGTGGCACCGGTGCCTGCGCCGCGGTGGTCTCGGGGCAACTACGCGGCTGGTTAAAACCCGGCGTCACCGTTAGCTTACCGGGTGGTGAATTATTTATTGAGTGGGACGGCGAAAACTCAGTGAATATGACTGGACCAGCCAATACCGTTTTTGAAGGGCGTGTAAACGTTTAA